Proteins encoded within one genomic window of Ranitomeya variabilis isolate aRanVar5 chromosome 4, aRanVar5.hap1, whole genome shotgun sequence:
- the LOC143767405 gene encoding oocyte zinc finger protein XlCOF7.2-like: protein MCQVPIRCQDVAVYFSMEEWEYLEGHKDLYKDVMMVVPQPLTSPDLSSERTTPERCPRPLLPKDCKQENPNVLQDHQGKELTPMNTTEIYVRGDEQRKEKIPNNQIVLFLADDCTRSSEEHLICSDFAADDHGITPDICGEHFIIPGIPPAYLRKNLSSDRFQQFLSFASRSSMQNKSHRRAVEHDIAYIGEKPISCSECGKYYNIKSRLVAHQRIHTGEKPFLCSECGKCFNVKSNLVRHQRIHTGEKPFSCSECRKCFNVKSDLIKHRRTHTGEKPFSCSECGKCFNEKSNFARHQRTHTGEKPFPCSECGKCFTDKTDLVRHQRTHKGEKPFSCSECGKCFTRKRNLVTHQKTHIGY, encoded by the exons atgtgtcaggttcctataaggtgtcaggatgtcgccgtctatttctccatggaggagtgggagtatttagaaggacacaaagatctgtacaaggacgtcatgatggtggttccccagcccctcacatcaccag atctatccagtgagaggacaacaccagagagatgtccccgtcctcttcttccaaagGACTgcaaacaagaaaatcccaatgttcttcaggatcatcag ggtaaagaGCTGACCCCTATGAATACTACAGAGATATATGTAAGGGGCGATGAGCAACGTAAAGAGAAGATTCCTAATAATCAAATTG ttttattcttggcagatgactgtaccaggagctcAGAGGAACATCTGATATGTTCTGATTTTGCTGCAGATGATCATGGTATCACACCAGATATATGTGGCGAACATTTCATTATTCCAGGTATACCTCCAGCCTATCTCAGAAAAAATCTGTCATCTGACCGTTTTCAACAGTTCCTTTCATTTGCTTCAAGGAGCAGTATGCAGAACAAAAGTCACCGAAGGGCTGTTGAACATGACATAGCTTATATAGGGGAGAAGCcaatttcatgttcagaatgtgggaaatattacaaTATTAAATCAAGacttgttgcacatcagagaattcacacaggggagaaaccatttttatgttcagaatgtggaaaatgttttaatgtgaaatcaaatcttgttagacatcagagaattcacacaggagagaagccattttcatgttcagaatgtcgtAAATGTTTTAATGTGAAATCAGATCTTATTAAACatcggagaactcacacaggggagaaaccattttcatgttcagaatgtgggaaatgttttaatgagaAATCAAACTTTGctcgacatcagagaactcacactggggagaagccttttccatgttcagaatgtgggaaatgttttactgataaaacagatcttgttagacatcaaagaactcacaaaggggagaagccattttcatgttcagaatgtgggaaatgttttactcggaaaagaaatcttgttacacatcaaaagACTCACATTGGATACTAg